The DNA segment TCTCAGTTGCAGCATCTGAAGGAAGGCGACGAGATCATCATCTCGAAGAAGCCTACCGGCACCCTGGTTCTTGATGACCTGAACCCGGGCAAGCACTTGTACCTGCTCAGCACCGGCACCGGCCTGGCGCCGTTCATGAGCGTGATCCAGGACCCGGAAACCTACGAGCGCTTTGAAAAAGTGATCCTGGTTCACGGCGTGCGTTACGTCAACGAAGTCGCCTACCGCGAATTCATTACCGAGCACCTGCCGCAGAACGAGTTCTTCGGCGAAGCGCTGCGTGACAAGCTGATCTACTACCCGACCGTGACCCGCGAGCCGTTCGAGAATCAGGGCCGTCTGACTGACTTGATGCGCAGCGGCAAGCTGTTCAGCGACATCGGCCTGCCACCGATCAACCCGCAGGACGACCGCGCAATGATCTGCGGCAGCCCGAGCATGCTCGATGAGACCAGCGAAGTGCTCGACAGCTTCGGCCTGAAGATCTCGGCGCGGATGCGCGAGCCGGGTGATTACCTGATCGAACGCGCGTTCGTCGAGAAGTAAATACATCCCTGTAGGAGTGAGCCTGCTCGCGATAGGGCCCTGTCAGTCGACATCTGACGTGACTGGTCCACCGCAATCGCGAGCAGGCGAAGGCCTACAGAAAAGCAAAAAGCCCGCGTTGCCTGAGAAGGCAGCGCGGGCTTTTTCGTTTCTGGGGTTTAAGCTGACGCCGGGATCACTTCCAGCACGCAAATCCGCTCAGGCGTCGGATAATGCCAGCGCACATCCAGATCCCAAAACTGCGCACCGTACTCACGGTCCGGCGCCGGGGTCTGATAGGCCGGGCGCGGATCCTGCGCCAGGCATTGCTCGATCAGCTCAACCAACGGCTCGCCGAGGCGCTGCGCATGGGTATGCGCCTGTTGCAGCGCTGAATCCGTCCACCGCACTTCGATCAACGGCGGCGCGGCGCTGGCGATGCTGTTGGCGGCGCCCGGAATGATATCGGCGTAAGGCACATACGGTTTGATGTCGAGCACCGGTGTGCCGTCGAGCAGATCGATGCCGGAAATGAACAGCCGATTGGCTTCGACCCTGTCGAGTTTCACCACCGATTGGCCAATGCCGTTTGGCCGGTGTGTGGCGCGGGTGGCGAACACGCCCATCGACTTGTTGCCGCCCAGCCGTGGCGGACGGACTTTCAGCCGCGGTTTGTCTTCCAGCGCTTGGTGAAACAGGAACAGCAGCCAGACGTGGCTGACGTGTTCCAGCCCCTGCACCGCGTCACCCTGATCGAACGGCGCGACCAGCTCCAGCACGCCACGGGCGGCGGGGGCCAGCTGTGGCTGGCGGGGGATGGCGAATTTCTCCTTGAAGCAGGAGCGCACGAAGCCGATGGGGGAGACGCTGTAAGTCATGGTTTGCAATCGAAGCGGGGCGGGGTGGGCATGATAACCCGGCTCGCTTCAAGTCTGGTGGCGGCTGGGCTTCCGCTATCGCGAGCAGGCTCACTCCTACAGGGATTTTCAGTGAACGCAAATTTTTGTGTACACCCATGACCTGTAGGAGTGAGCCTGCTCGCGATAGCTTCATCGCCGATGTCAGAGGCTGAACCCTCCGTCCAGCGGAATAATGTTCCCGGTCATATAAGCCCCCGCCGTACTCGCCAGGCTGATCGCCAACGCCGCCATCTCTTCCTCTCGTCCCCAGCGCTTCATCGGAATCAGGGCGGTGTCCTCGGCCAGCGCCTGCTCATCATTGCCGATATGCTGGGTCATCTTGCTCGGAAACCGCCCCGGTGCGATCACGTTGACGTTGATGTGCTGGCTGACCAGTTCCCGCGCCAGAATTCGCGATAACTGGTGCAGCGCCGCTTTACTCGGCCCGTAGGCATACGCCTGCTCGCCAAACGAAGAAATCCCCGCCACCGAGCCGATGTTGATGATTCGCGCCGGATTCGCCGCCGAGCCGGCCTTGCGCAGCAAAGGCAGGAACTGCTGGATGCAACTGAACACCGACGTCACGTTGAGTTGCATGACCTTCTCCCAGCCCTTGACCGGGTAACTCTCCAGCGGCGCGCCCCAGGTCGTGCCGGCGTTGTTCACCAGAATGTCCAGATGGGTGATCTGCTCGGCCAGGCGCGCAGCCAGTTCCTGCACACCTTCCTCGGTCGCCAGATTCGCCGCCACGCCATGGCATTTGCCCAAGGCGCCGAGTTCTTCAGCGGTTTGATGGCAGGCTTCGGCGTCGCGCGAGCAGACGTAGACACGGGCGCCAGCCTCGACAAAGGCTTTGGCGATCATCTTGCCGATACCACGGGTGCCGCCGGTTACCAGAGCGGTGCGGCCTTGCAAGGAAAAGTAGGGATGCATGGCAAATCCTGAAGATTGGGGTTGAGTACACCCTAGTCGTCAGCCGCGCAAAGCGGAGCCACTATTTTCGGGGGGAATGGGGGGCCATGCGGCCAGCTTCGAGTTGCAAGCGGCAAGCGGCAAGTTAAAAACACTACTCCGCCGTGCCGCTTCTAGCTTCTAGCTTGAGGCTTGCAGCTTGCAGCAGCTTTTAGGCTCTCACGCGCAGCGTGAGCCCTTTGAGGAAATTGCGCAGCAACTGGTCGCCACACGGGCGGTAGTTGGTGTGGCCGACCTTGCGGAACAGCGCGCTCAGCTCAGGCTTGGATACCGGAAATTCGGCGGCCTTGAGGATCGCATGCATGTCGTCTTCTTTCAGCTCGAAGGCCACGCGCAGCTTTTTCAGGATGATGTTGTTGGTCACCGGCACTTCGATTGGTTGCGGCGGACGGCTTTCGTCCTTCCCGCGCTTGAAGATCACCAGGCCGTCGAGGAAGTGCGCGATGACTTCGTCCGGGCAGCGCACGAAACCTTCTTCGTCTTCTTCTTTCTTGTCGAGCCAGGTCACTACGTCGGCGAGGGTCACGTCCAGGCCGCCGAGTTTGATGATCTCGACGACTTTCTTGTCGCTGATGTCGAGCATGTAGCGCACGCTGCGCAGTACGTCGTTGTGAACCATGTCGGTATTCCTGATGCGTTGTGGGCAGCGCTCACGGGCGCTACCGAAATGTGTGGCGGTGGGGGAAGCGTCAGAACTTCTCTTTGCCGGACAGGTAGCGCCATTGGCCGACCGGGACCTTGCCGATCGACACGCCGCCGATGCGGATGCGACGGATGCCGACGACCTTCAGGCCGACCGCTTCGCAGAACTGCGCGATGATCCCCGGTTGCGGGTTTTTCATGGCGAAGCGCAGGCGATTTTCGTTCTGCCAGCTGGCCTTGACCGGCGGCAGTTCCTTGCCCTTGTAGGTCAGGCCGTGCTGCAAACGATTGAGGCCATGGGCGACCATCTCACCTTCGACTTCGACCACGTATTCCTGCTCGATCTTCGCCGCGTCGGCGGTGAGCTTGCGCAGGATTTTCCAGTCCTGGGTGAACACCAGCAGGCCGCTGGCCTTGGGCTGCAGATCGGCGCTGGCGGTCAGGCGCAGGAAGTGCCCGCGAAGCGGACGTTTGCTGTAGCGATGCTCTTCGCTGAGGGTCTCGGCGCTGAGCGATTGCATGGCGGTGTCGACGTCCATGCCCGCCGGCGCGTTGAGCAGAATGGTCACGGGCTCCGGCGCGGTGGCCTTGGCGTCCTTGTCGAGCTCGACCTTCTGGTCGCCGACCTTGAATTGCGGCTCATCGATGACTTCGCCGTCCACGGTGACCCAGCCGCCCTCGATGAACAGCTCGGCCTCCCGGCGGGAGCAACCGACCAGTTCGATGAGGCGTTTGGAGAGGCGAATCGGGTCAGTCATGACAGGGCCGTAACAAAAAAGGGGTGAGCATTGTACCTGTGTGGCGCCGGTTAAGCCCGGTTCCATTTGCAGGCTGTTGGCAAATCCTGTGGGAGCCAGCCTGCTGGCGATGGCATCAGCGCGGTGTATCTGACTGACCGCAGCGCCTGCATCGCCAGCAGGCTGGCTCCCACAGTGGTTTCAGGGTGAGTCAGCCGTTACTGGAGCGCTGTTGATTCTGTCGCAAACGCATGTGCAGCAGCGGATACGGCTGGCCCATGCCATCGACCTCCGAGCGGCCGATCACCTCGAAACCCTGTTTCTCATAGAACCGCAGGGCCTGCGGATTCTGTTCGTTCACGTCGAGTTCATCGGCGTTCAGGTGCTGCATGGCGTAATTCAGCAGTTTCTTGCCCAGCCCTTGGCCGCGATAATCGGGGTCGATGAACAGCATCTCGATCTTGCCCGCCGCCACACCGGCAAACCCGGTGATGCGCTGCTGAGGGTCTTTTGTGCAGATCAGCATGACCGCATCGAGATAGCGGGTGAGCACCAGGTTGCGCAAAAGCTCGATGTAGCTGTCCGGCAGAAAATCATGGGTCGCACGGACCGAGGCCTCCCAGACCCGGGTCAGTTCCTGATAATCGCTGAGTTTCGGCGTGTGGATGACCGAATGGTGACGCATGTGCGTGAGCCTCTTGTACGTTTCAAGGGAGTCCGTCCCCCGCTAAACGATAGCCGCAAAAAAGCCCCGCATCTCATAAAAAGAGCGGGGCTTTTTGTATTTGTTGCGGTGTCTGGCTGGATGCTTCTGTCGCCAGCAAGATCTCTCCCCCTCACCCCAACCCTCTCCCCCAGAGGGGGCGAGGGGGAAGGGAGCTGATCTTCATGCTTTTCAAAATCTGCGTTCAACCCGATATTACAGGTTGCCGCAATTCTAAAGAACAACCCGATCAGTCCCCTCTCCCATGGGAGAGGGGTAGGCGGGCGGCGTTCCGATGAGGGGCTTTTGACGTTCAGATCAGATCTGCTCAGCCCACAAATCGTATTCGTCAGCATCCGTCACCTTGCACCAGACCTTGTCGCCCGGCTTCAGGTTGCTGCCGTTGTCGATAAACACGTTACCGTCAATCTCCGGCGCATCGAAGAAGCAGCGGCCAACCGCGCCTTGCTCGTCGACTTCGTCCACCAGCACTTCGATTTCACGGCCGATGCGCATTTGCAGGCGTGCCGAACTGATCGCTTGCTGGTGCGCCATGAAACGCTCCCAACGGTCCTGCTTGACATCGTCCGGCACCACTTCCAGGTCCAGATCGTTGGCCGGAGCACCGTCCACCGGCGAGTACTGGAAGCAGCCGACGCGGTCGAGCTGCGCTTCGGTCAGCCAGTTCAACAGGTACTGGAAGTCTTCTTCGGTTTCGCCCGGGAAGCCGACGATGAAGGTCGAACGGATGATCAGGTCCGGGCAGATCTCGCGCCAGTTCTTGATCCGCGCCAGGGTCTTGTCTTCGAACGCCGGGCGTTTCATCGACTTGAGCACTTTCGGGCTGGCGTGCTGGAACGGGATGTCCAGGTACGGCAGGATCTTGCCGGCGGCCATCAGCGGGATCAGCTCGTCGACGTGCGGGTACGGATAAACGTAG comes from the Pseudomonas granadensis genome and includes:
- the fpr gene encoding ferredoxin-NADP reductase — its product is MSNMNHERVLSVHHWNDTLFSFKCTRDPGLRFENGQFVMIGLQQPNGRPLMRAYSIASPNWEEHLEFFSIKVQDGPLTSQLQHLKEGDEIIISKKPTGTLVLDDLNPGKHLYLLSTGTGLAPFMSVIQDPETYERFEKVILVHGVRYVNEVAYREFITEHLPQNEFFGEALRDKLIYYPTVTREPFENQGRLTDLMRSGKLFSDIGLPPINPQDDRAMICGSPSMLDETSEVLDSFGLKISARMREPGDYLIERAFVEK
- the tsaA gene encoding tRNA (N6-threonylcarbamoyladenosine(37)-N6)-methyltransferase TrmO, yielding MTYSVSPIGFVRSCFKEKFAIPRQPQLAPAARGVLELVAPFDQGDAVQGLEHVSHVWLLFLFHQALEDKPRLKVRPPRLGGNKSMGVFATRATHRPNGIGQSVVKLDRVEANRLFISGIDLLDGTPVLDIKPYVPYADIIPGAANSIASAAPPLIEVRWTDSALQQAHTHAQRLGEPLVELIEQCLAQDPRPAYQTPAPDREYGAQFWDLDVRWHYPTPERICVLEVIPASA
- a CDS encoding rRNA pseudouridine synthase, whose translation is MTDPIRLSKRLIELVGCSRREAELFIEGGWVTVDGEVIDEPQFKVGDQKVELDKDAKATAPEPVTILLNAPAGMDVDTAMQSLSAETLSEEHRYSKRPLRGHFLRLTASADLQPKASGLLVFTQDWKILRKLTADAAKIEQEYVVEVEGEMVAHGLNRLQHGLTYKGKELPPVKASWQNENRLRFAMKNPQPGIIAQFCEAVGLKVVGIRRIRIGGVSIGKVPVGQWRYLSGKEKF
- a CDS encoding YehS family protein, which produces MVHNDVLRSVRYMLDISDKKVVEIIKLGGLDVTLADVVTWLDKKEEDEEGFVRCPDEVIAHFLDGLVIFKRGKDESRPPQPIEVPVTNNIILKKLRVAFELKEDDMHAILKAAEFPVSKPELSALFRKVGHTNYRPCGDQLLRNFLKGLTLRVRA
- a CDS encoding SDR family oxidoreductase; the protein is MHPYFSLQGRTALVTGGTRGIGKMIAKAFVEAGARVYVCSRDAEACHQTAEELGALGKCHGVAANLATEEGVQELAARLAEQITHLDILVNNAGTTWGAPLESYPVKGWEKVMQLNVTSVFSCIQQFLPLLRKAGSAANPARIINIGSVAGISSFGEQAYAYGPSKAALHQLSRILARELVSQHINVNVIAPGRFPSKMTQHIGNDEQALAEDTALIPMKRWGREEEMAALAISLASTAGAYMTGNIIPLDGGFSL
- a CDS encoding GNAT family N-acetyltransferase; its protein translation is MRHHSVIHTPKLSDYQELTRVWEASVRATHDFLPDSYIELLRNLVLTRYLDAVMLICTKDPQQRITGFAGVAAGKIEMLFIDPDYRGQGLGKKLLNYAMQHLNADELDVNEQNPQALRFYEKQGFEVIGRSEVDGMGQPYPLLHMRLRQNQQRSSNG